From one Triticum aestivum cultivar Chinese Spring chromosome 4B, IWGSC CS RefSeq v2.1, whole genome shotgun sequence genomic stretch:
- the LOC123094792 gene encoding uncharacterized protein isoform X1, with protein MEVKVHVQEHTCSSAKKKKKQKNASKAWVCEKVMDWVKEDPSVRPMELRRRLHDKYKINVQYMKVFHGKGLAMAKLFGNWDDSFDKLYAWKAEVEKRSPGSIVAIDHMEYDQKKYFIRMFVGLKPLCDGFLAGCRPYLAIDSTHLTGKYRGQLATACAVDGHNWLYPVVYGVIDSETTESWVWFLEKLRDAIGSPPGLAICSDAGKGIDTAIEQVFGYAEHRECMRHLVVNFKKKFHGKVFDDHLWPAAYSWTPRGFDYHMAAIEEKKAAAIAYLNKYHSRLWSRSKYSTS; from the exons ATGGAG GTCAAAGTTCATGTGCAGGAGCACACTTGTTCTagcgcaaagaagaaaaagaagcagaAAAATGCTTCAAAGGCATGGGTGTGTGAGAAAGTCATGGACTGGGTAAAAGAAGATCCTAGTGTTCGGCCGATGGAGTTACGGAGGAGGCTACATGACAAGTACAAGATCAACGTCCAATACATGAAAGTATTCCATGGCAAAGGGCTAGCAATGGCTAAGTTGTTTGGTAACTGGGATGATTCTTTTGACAAGCTATATGCTTGGAAAGCTGAGGTTGAGAAGAGGTCTCCTGGAAGCATAGTTGCGATTGACCACATGGAGTATGATCAGAAAAAATATTTCATACGGATGTTTGTTGGGCTGAAGCCTTTGTGCGATGGATTCTTGGCTGGCTGCAGACCTTACTTGGCGATAGATAGCACTCATTTGACAGGCAAGTACAGAGGCCAATTAGCTACTGCTTGTGCCGTTGATGGGCACAATTGGTTGTATCCTGTAGTCTATGGAGTTATTGACTCAGAAACTACTGAAAGTTGGGTGTGGTTTTTGGAGAAGCTTCGTGATGCTATTGGCTCTCCCCCTGGTCTAGCTATATGTTCAGATGCGGGAAAAGGGATTGACACTGCAATCGAACAGGTCTTTGGGTATGCAGAACATAGAGAATGCATGCGGCATTTGGTTGTGAACTTCAAGAAAAAGTTTCATGGTAAAGTTTTTGATGATCATTTGTGGCCGGCTGCTTATTCATGGACTCCTCGAGGGTTTGACTATCACATGGCAGCCATAGAGGAGAAAAAGGCTGCTGCAATAGCATATTTAAACAAGTACCACAGCAGGCTATGGTCAAGGAGCAAATATTCAACCTCCTAA
- the LOC123094792 gene encoding uncharacterized protein isoform X2 produces the protein MEEHTCSSAKKKKKQKNASKAWVCEKVMDWVKEDPSVRPMELRRRLHDKYKINVQYMKVFHGKGLAMAKLFGNWDDSFDKLYAWKAEVEKRSPGSIVAIDHMEYDQKKYFIRMFVGLKPLCDGFLAGCRPYLAIDSTHLTGKYRGQLATACAVDGHNWLYPVVYGVIDSETTESWVWFLEKLRDAIGSPPGLAICSDAGKGIDTAIEQVFGYAEHRECMRHLVVNFKKKFHGKVFDDHLWPAAYSWTPRGFDYHMAAIEEKKAAAIAYLNKYHSRLWSRSKYSTS, from the exons ATGGAG GAGCACACTTGTTCTagcgcaaagaagaaaaagaagcagaAAAATGCTTCAAAGGCATGGGTGTGTGAGAAAGTCATGGACTGGGTAAAAGAAGATCCTAGTGTTCGGCCGATGGAGTTACGGAGGAGGCTACATGACAAGTACAAGATCAACGTCCAATACATGAAAGTATTCCATGGCAAAGGGCTAGCAATGGCTAAGTTGTTTGGTAACTGGGATGATTCTTTTGACAAGCTATATGCTTGGAAAGCTGAGGTTGAGAAGAGGTCTCCTGGAAGCATAGTTGCGATTGACCACATGGAGTATGATCAGAAAAAATATTTCATACGGATGTTTGTTGGGCTGAAGCCTTTGTGCGATGGATTCTTGGCTGGCTGCAGACCTTACTTGGCGATAGATAGCACTCATTTGACAGGCAAGTACAGAGGCCAATTAGCTACTGCTTGTGCCGTTGATGGGCACAATTGGTTGTATCCTGTAGTCTATGGAGTTATTGACTCAGAAACTACTGAAAGTTGGGTGTGGTTTTTGGAGAAGCTTCGTGATGCTATTGGCTCTCCCCCTGGTCTAGCTATATGTTCAGATGCGGGAAAAGGGATTGACACTGCAATCGAACAGGTCTTTGGGTATGCAGAACATAGAGAATGCATGCGGCATTTGGTTGTGAACTTCAAGAAAAAGTTTCATGGTAAAGTTTTTGATGATCATTTGTGGCCGGCTGCTTATTCATGGACTCCTCGAGGGTTTGACTATCACATGGCAGCCATAGAGGAGAAAAAGGCTGCTGCAATAGCATATTTAAACAAGTACCACAGCAGGCTATGGTCAAGGAGCAAATATTCAACCTCCTAA